The Coffea arabica cultivar ET-39 chromosome 6e, Coffea Arabica ET-39 HiFi, whole genome shotgun sequence genome contains the following window.
TATTATAGAGAGCAAACTATAACATAATAAATATTCTTATCAACATATTAAGATTAGttgttaaaatttttattatattaaagTTCGCTCTTTGTAATTTTTtgattataaatatttttgattATCTGTTATTGATCATGTTTGATAATAGATTTGTAACTGAAAAGAGCAATTTAGACATTACATTAAGTGAAATATATAgaatgatatactatttttAATGCCATATGTGATTTAATCCTTGatgataaatagcaaattctaaattttttttaatgtttgaaCTGATATTACATTAATTAAACCATTTAGTAGATAAGGGACAATGATGAAATCATATCTTATCTTGTCTCTCCTAATATTATCTTTTTAATTGTTGGATGGGATTAGATGTTTCAAGATAATAAAATTTAAGAAAAGTTactgtaatttttaaaacttaaaaTAGGCCAGTGAAATTGTCCCTGAGGTTTCGGAAATTATCACTTTTTCTTCACCAGGTGGTTACGGAGTCTGAACTGAGACGGCAACCGGGGCAACGTTCATTCTTCAGCATCCACTTTTGGTTATGGAGTATGAACTGAGACGGCTACGGGGGCAATATTCATTCTTCAGCATTCACTCTTATATGATGTTCGCGCTGTTGATTGTTTTGCTTCGGAGCAGCTGAGACCTTTAATTGCCTTAAATTGCCTTTTTCTTGGGACTCGTGCTGCTTTCCTTATCGGCTGTCAATTCGCAACTTTCCGACACCTACTCCCACCCTTTGAGTCACTCATGACTGCTTGAGTCATTCACGTCTTATATCTACAGACCAGCACGCCATTCAGTTTCCATTCCTACAACATTTTTATGCCATTGATCCATGCATAGGCGGATTTCTGTGATCCCATCAGATTCTGATTCTGAGATGGTTTCCTTTTCTCGAGTTGTACATTTGATAACCAACTGCTAGTGGCTGAAGTGCTCAAAGATTCCCTGTTCTCTTCCAAGACAGAAATTTGAGCAACGGTTCCAGAGATTGGAACTCTTTCTGTATAGTAATAATACTCCATAAGAGTAGAGGAAGAGGAAAGAGAAAGCGAGATGGCTGGGCAGGGGTCGTCGTGGAATTCAACTCCGCTGCAAGTGTTGCATGATGTTCTGGGATGGATTGCGTTTGCGTCGTGGTCTATCAGCTTCTATCCCCAAGTCATCTTGAACTTCCGCCGtaaaaggtttttttttcccccacaaTACCATTTTTAGCTTTTCGCTTTCCTCTCGTTCAATATTCAGCCTTTCATGGTTCATCGTGAGAGTACTAATTAATAGTTTTTCTTCTCGGGGGGCCGTCCGCTTAAAAAAACCACTATTTTGGCTGGCGGCGGTGTGCAGCGTTGTGGGCTTGAATTTTGATTTCGTGGTGTTGAATCTCACAAAGCACTCTTCCTATCTCATCTACAACGCTTCCGTCTTCTTCAGTTCTGCCGTTCAACGCCAGTACCACCAAAAATTTGGCTTTGATCAGGTTTATTCTTTCTTTCTGCCTtgttttttccccttcccctatTAGCAACGCGTATATCCAAAGGTGGATGTCTGCTGGACTCATGAATACCCTTGCTTCAATTAGAATGTATTTCAGTTTTAAGCATTATGATTACGTGCTTCTTCTGATCATTAATTAACTTTTAAAGGATAATTGTTGTCAAATCTTGATAAATAAGCCAAAGAGATCAATGCTCTGAACTAATCGAATGTTATCCTAGTCCTGGGCTAATCCTCTtcttttggagggtaaatttgatttatttggtctgCTGGTTCCCGTCACCAACAGCTATATGCAGCGTGAGCTTTTTTAAGTAATTTGTACTAGTGCTCTGCTTTCTTTCCTTGTGCGAGGTTGAATCAGTACATTGACAAGTGGATGGAGTATTCTCTGAACCTTTACTTGATCTTATTCCTTGATTCGTCTATTGCAGATGATTCCAGTGGCTGCCAATGACGTAGCTTTCTCAATCCATGCGGTTCTGCTAACTGCAATTACCTTATTCCAGATTGCAATCTACGAGGTAACTATTTAAATCCTTCTTTGATGCTTCCTGCATGTCTTAAAAGATAACTGAAAACAGGAAAATTTGCGTGTAATTTTCTAAAAGAGTGTTTGCGCGTACTTCATAACACTGTTCTCAGGAACAATGTTTGTAACTTAGATTGCCAATGATTACTCGCATCAATTCCTATAGCTGTCACTTAACTCTACACCCCCCGGTTCCCCAAATTCTGTTCTTTTCCAGCGTGGACATCAAAAGATTTCTAGAACTGCAACCGCGATTGTCATAGTAGCTTGGTTAGCTGCAGCGGTCTGTGTTTTTGTAGCAGTTCCTCACCACAAGTGGCTTTGGCTGGTGTCATGCTTCAAGTAAGATGCGTTGTTTTACTCCATTCTTGTACATCTTCTCTTGTTAACTCGAACGAAGTCAATGTTGCTGGCTCCACTTCTTGTTAAAAGTGTTGAAAATCTTGCTGAACGTGTTTTGCGTAGCTATGGAGGAATGGTCTGTTGATGAAGCCCTCATTCATCTCTGATCATTGTGAACTGATACTTCTGTTTTGGGCTATTATTTTTGGTTAAAAAGATTACCTTTTAATGGTGCTACCATGATTGTGGCGACCTTTTTACCTTTTCTTTCTACTGTATATGCAGCACAGTGCAAGTTGTCATGACAGTCATCAAATACATTCCTCAGGTTATTCCTATGGCTGGCTATCTTTGGAATTGTCCAATATTAACTACATATACTTTCGCTTAGGTTAGGATTTAGTGAAACTGCATCCGTTCTTTAATACACCAAGCGTATTGGGTGCCTTTGATGCATTTCAGTTTCTGAAGGatgtctttttttcttttttctcatgGGTGACTTGCTGTGTAACTTAGGCTGTTATGAATTTCAAAAGGAAGAGCACCATTGGATGGAGCATCGGCAACATTTTGCTTGATTTGCTTGGTGGTGTGACCAACTATGCACAAATGGCTGTGCAATCCATTGATCAAAGTAAGATTCATGAATTTGATAATTCGGATCTGTTTTTTGGTTgggggttgggggggggggggggtactTAGAAGATTGTAATGCAATGCCTAACCATATTTCATCCATGTTTCTGTTAGAATCCTGGGTGAACTTCTATGGAAACATAGGCAAGACTCTGCTGTCCTTGGTATGGACTTTTTCTATCTGATAATTCTGAGCTTCATCATaattcttttattgttttatcgACCTTCCTTCAAGCTTCAACAACCCACGGCCTTCCTTCAGAAAGATGAAATCTTGTGCTGGCATGAAGATAACCAGCTTCCCGTTTCATAATAACGACTGAACTGTTTTTCACTTTGACGTTGAGTCCCAGAAGACAAAAAACTTATGATCAGCATTTCTCTTTGTTCCGTTAACTCCTGCGGTCAGCAATTACGCAAGAAAATTGTGATAAAAATGGAATACGCACAGATTCGACCTTGTTTAAAACAGTAAATGTGTTTGTTTGATTTACTAAATATGCATAAAACAAATTGCTTCGGTGCTAAAAGAAAGAAGATTTCGTCCCTCATAATGTCATTTGTACTTGAATCTTACTAATTATATTTCTTTTGGTCTGCTGGAATTAACCATGCAGGTGTCCATTTTCTTTGACATTCTCTTCATCCTGCAACACTATGTGCTCTACCCATCCAAGGAGAAGGCTTTACCTCCTAAGCTTGATGCGGTAAGCAAGGAGCGAATACTTAAATCCTCTGAAAACGCACATTCTGACAATGTACGACACAAATTCATTTTCGAACACTCTTCAGGTGTAAAACGGGTTTCGTATCTTGACGTTGTTAAATTCGACTAATATCTATTCCTCTTGAGATTTAATTAAATTCATGTAGAGGTCGATGGAAACAGAGGATTTGTTAAGAATCTAAATTATTTCACTCGCTGAAATGCAGTGAAAAGTCTATTACCTGataaaattttcagaatttGTTGAGAAAAGTCTATTATCTGATATATTCTGTGGTCCTGATTGTAGGTACCCTCCACTTCCAGCACTAGGGATGTTGAAGAAGGCTGATGGAAGCTATGAGACGCTTGTTAGGGAGAGATGCAGTCTGGCCTCTAACCAATATGATCAACTTGTTAAGCATTAGACTAGCCTATGTTATTTTGTTGCCAGAAAATGTGAAAGACATCATACATATTTAGCATtagaaaaatatgttttatatatatatatatatatatatgtagtcAAAAGATATTTACAGTTAGAGGGCAATTACCATTAAGTCATCTCTAGTTTAGCATTCAAGCTAAAGGCGGGGAACATTGTTTCCATACAACACCATATATCATGAAGTCGAGGAGGACCCTAGCAGAGGGCTACACTACAGGACGTTTACTTAGATCGGCTCTACCCAAACTTTTCTGGTTCAAAAAAGACTCTCTTTCTAAAGGAGGAGGGAGCATGAATAATAGGATTTCATCTATAGGGTAGGTGTTGGGACAGGAAGCGTTGGCACCAATGATAGCATAACTGGTTCAAAGTGCGGTGGGTAGCAAGAATGAGGGATTGGAGGTCTAGCTTTCTCTTTTGCTTGTGACTGGGCGGCCCCCTTATTCTTACTGCGAGCAGCTTTGTTCGGAATGACTATGACCGGGCACGATGAGTACGAGTAAAAGAGCAGGAGTCTGTTTGATCCCTTAAACTGCTGCTGAGTTCATCCAAAGCTGCCAGAGAAAGATGGCTGTGAGCACAAtgctctttcccacttggccttgaGGCTGCTAGTTTGGAGTATCTCACCACCTCCAGAAGTCCCATTGCTCTTCCTTCAGCCCGTCCCACTGCACCTTAAATAGTGTTTGTGCTATTTAAACAGCTGTGTATCACTTGCCTTTTAATATGCATTTTAGTAGTTAATTATGCTTGTGTACATAGCTTCTAGTTTTCATGCTAGTTGCTTCAGCTAACTTAAAGGTTTAAActtcaattccaaaattattaGGATGCCATATACAGGTTGAGAATATGGTGGGCAGTGGCTGTGCCTTGCACAGCTAGCCTTGCCTTCTAAAATTAACTTgtacaaaaaatatttaaaatatctTTAAATAATATACACAGTGTATATACTAGcatcgttggattcatgacgtgtgcaaatgttgaattttacatttaaattttacataattgttATTTATTCAATGTCAATGTaagaaatataaatttaaaGTGTTTCACAATCATGGATATCTTATCTCAGTATGACAAGCACTCTTAGCGCGCGAGTCTGCAATTTTAGAATAATTAGTGAATTATATCAAAATATTCATCCGATCACACCAAGAAAACCAAACCCCTAATTTCCTTTTAGCAGCAGCCAACATGAAAACCAATACAGGGTTTTCATCCCTCATCTTCTTCACCATTTTTACTATGATACTCATCCCAATTTTCCTCTCAATTTCCCGCTGCCATCAGACTACCAAATCTTGAAGGCTATGATGGATTGGTGCGTGGATGTCTATGCTAATTTTTCCTAAAATCCATCTCCAATTTACCAGGAAGATGAAGGTGGGGCGCTCAAGCTTGATATATACCGGTGGAACAAGTTTTTCAATGTGGTAAGTAGGTCATGCTCCGAGAATGGCAGATTGACTCCGGATTATCCAAAAGATGAGGTCCTCAATGAAGTACCACCTATAATTCCCATGATTGAAGATATTGGGCGGAGAGCATTGTGGGACAAGGGAAATTGCATCTAAAAGTCAGGAGGATCCCAGAGTCTTGAAGCCAATGATGGAAAACTGTGTGAAGCTCTACTTAGATAATGCTAATGGTAGTGCTGACTCGGAGAAGCATAATCTCGATCTTGATTGTACCATCTATAGTTCCCATGATTGAAGACATTGGCGAAGAACATTGTGGGACAAGGGAAATTGCATCTAAAAGTCAGGAGGATCCCAGAGTCTTGAAGCCAATGATGGAAAACTGTGTGAAGGTCTACTTAGATAATGCTGATAGTAGTGCTGATTCAGAGAAGCATAATCCCGATCTTGATTTCTGCAGCAGTTTCTTCCTCGACTTGGGATTTTATTATGCCGAAAACCAGAAACCATTAGCACCTGAATCTGTTGCTGTCTTGAAAGAACATCGCAGGCTGTACGATCTCAACCTGCCGATTGTATGCGCACCAAGCTTAACCTTTTATCCTGTGCCCTAAGGGCACAAAATAGATTAACccaactttgaaaatcacaGTTAAAATCTCTACTATGATTTCTAATTTTATATGAAGCAAGTAGAGTCATCAATGTTACTTTATCATCATAACAAAAATGTCTATAATTCCGCACCCATTTTTTTCTGACCCATGATCTTTGACATGGTaagttctttctttttaaccGTATTAGAGCTCTCATTAAGATCAAACAAAGGGATAACCCCACAAGTACTGAAAGTTTTTGTCAAAAGAAACAGGTCCACGAGGACCACTACCTACACTGGCTTACCAAATTAATACTACATCAAAACTGAAACGCAAACTACATCAAACTCAGAGAAAAGATCTTTTGTCCTAGACTTCAACTAATACTAATCTCCCAGTTTCTCCTTGATCTTTCAACTTTACAAACACTAAC
Protein-coding sequences here:
- the LOC113695118 gene encoding cystinosin homolog isoform X1 yields the protein MAGQGSSWNSTPLQVLHDVLGWIAFASWSISFYPQVILNFRRKSFSSRGAVRLKKPLFWLAAVCSVVGLNFDFVVLNLTKHSSYLIYNASVFFSSAVQRQYHQKFGFDQMIPVAANDVAFSIHAVLLTAITLFQIAIYERGHQKISRTATAIVIVAWLAAAVCVFVAVPHHKWLWLVSCFNTVQVVMTVIKYIPQAVMNFKRKSTIGWSIGNILLDLLGGVTNYAQMAVQSIDQKSWVNFYGNIGKTLLSLVSIFFDILFILQHYVLYPSKEKALPPKLDAVSKERILKSSENAHSDNVRHKFIFEHSSGTLHFQH
- the LOC113695118 gene encoding cystinosin homolog isoform X3, with product MAGQGSSWNSTPLQVLHDVLGWIAFASWSISFYPQVILNFRRKSFSSRGAVRLKKPLFWLAAVCSVVGLNFDFVVLNLTKHSSYLIYNASVFFSSAVQRQYHQKFGFDQMIPVAANDVAFSIHAVLLTAITLFQIAIYERGHQKISRTATAIVIVAWLAAAVCVFVAVPHHKWLWLVSCFNTVQVVMTVIKYIPQAVMNFKRKSTIGWSIGNILLDLLGGVTNYAQMAVQSIDQKSWVNFYGNIGKTLLSLVSIFFDILFILQHYVLYPSKEKALPPKLDAVPSTSSTRDVEEG
- the LOC113695118 gene encoding cystinosin homolog isoform X2, which produces MAGQGSSWNSTPLQVLHDVLGWIAFASWSISFYPQVILNFRRKSVVGLNFDFVVLNLTKHSSYLIYNASVFFSSAVQRQYHQKFGFDQMIPVAANDVAFSIHAVLLTAITLFQIAIYERGHQKISRTATAIVIVAWLAAAVCVFVAVPHHKWLWLVSCFNTVQVVMTVIKYIPQAVMNFKRKSTIGWSIGNILLDLLGGVTNYAQMAVQSIDQKSWVNFYGNIGKTLLSLVSIFFDILFILQHYVLYPSKEKALPPKLDAVSKERILKSSENAHSDNVRHKFIFEHSSGTLHFQH